In Clostridium swellfunianum, a genomic segment contains:
- a CDS encoding GNAT family N-acetyltransferase encodes MTENTFSFNFVEWFNNGFWGDKYIPHSLVDGEKVIANVSVSLMDFNMDGIDKSYIQIGTVMTDEKYRGQGLSRYLIEKIIEEYKGKVDGIYLFANDSVIDFYPKFAFIRGKEYQYSKMINSINSKIQVEHIDMTNKMARHKFLDTVKNSVGNERLSMSNFGLMAFWTTGPMNDLIYYYADENAYIIADIEKENLYIYQVISICKVNLEKVIKSFGSNIKKVRLGFTPYDVNGYDAVEFYKQNCTFFYLGKDLDKIEKKKLMFPILSHA; translated from the coding sequence ATGACAGAAAACACTTTTTCTTTTAACTTTGTTGAATGGTTTAATAACGGATTTTGGGGAGACAAATATATTCCACACTCTTTGGTCGATGGTGAAAAGGTTATAGCAAATGTATCTGTTAGTTTAATGGACTTTAATATGGATGGCATTGACAAAAGTTACATTCAAATCGGAACTGTTATGACAGATGAAAAGTATAGGGGGCAGGGATTAAGCCGATATCTTATAGAAAAGATAATTGAAGAATATAAGGGAAAAGTTGATGGTATTTATTTGTTTGCCAATGATAGCGTTATTGATTTTTATCCTAAGTTTGCATTTATTAGAGGGAAAGAGTATCAGTATAGCAAAATGATAAATTCAATAAATAGTAAGATACAAGTTGAACATATTGATATGACAAATAAAATGGCAAGGCACAAGTTTCTTGATACAGTAAAGAACAGTGTTGGAAATGAAAGACTTTCAATGAGCAATTTTGGCTTAATGGCATTTTGGACAACAGGACCTATGAATGATTTAATTTATTATTATGCTGATGAAAATGCATATATAATCGCTGATATAGAGAAGGAAAATCTTTATATTTATCAAGTTATATCCATATGCAAAGTTAACTTGGAGAAAGTAATTAAATCATTTGGGAGTAATATAAAGAAAGTAAGGCTTGGATTTACACCTTATGATGTTAATGGGTATGATGCTGTTGAATTTTATAAACAAAATTGTACTTTTTTCTATTTAGGAAAAGATTTAGATAAGATTGAAAAAAAGAAACTAATGTTTCCAATCTTATCTCATGCATAA
- a CDS encoding class I SAM-dependent methyltransferase → MEEFRYLTEYYNNYNEDGRLVSKHGQVEFLTTMKYINKFLKKGMRVLEVGAGTGRYALTIAQEGFQVDAIELIQHNIDILKNKITEDCTIDVRQGNAIDLFCYNDDTFDITLVFGPLYHLFNDSDKKQAISEAIRVTKEGGVVFVSYCMNEATIINWGFQKGNILEGIQSGIVDKDTFKCLSNPSLLFEMYRKEEIDKLMEGYNVERLHFVATDLATNHMKNIIDEMDEKMFETYLKYHLSICERSDLIGITHHSLDIFRKK, encoded by the coding sequence ATGGAAGAGTTTAGATATTTAACAGAGTATTATAATAATTATAATGAAGATGGGCGTCTTGTATCGAAACATGGTCAGGTGGAATTTCTCACTACTATGAAGTACATTAACAAATTCCTCAAAAAAGGAATGCGAGTTTTAGAAGTAGGCGCCGGAACTGGCAGATACGCACTTACAATTGCACAAGAAGGTTTTCAGGTTGATGCAATTGAACTTATTCAGCATAATATTGATATTCTTAAAAACAAGATTACTGAAGATTGCACTATTGACGTTAGGCAAGGAAATGCTATAGATTTGTTTTGCTATAATGATGATACTTTTGATATTACTTTAGTATTTGGGCCTTTATACCATTTATTTAATGATAGTGATAAAAAACAAGCCATCAGTGAAGCAATTAGAGTTACTAAAGAAGGTGGTGTTGTTTTTGTATCGTATTGTATGAATGAAGCAACAATTATAAACTGGGGATTTCAGAAAGGCAATATCCTTGAAGGTATTCAAAGTGGTATCGTCGATAAAGATACGTTTAAATGTTTGTCAAACCCATCTTTGCTGTTTGAAATGTATAGAAAAGAGGAAATTGACAAACTGATGGAAGGATATAATGTTGAACGTCTTCATTTTGTTGCAACTGACTTGGCAACAAATCACATGAAGAACATAATCGATGAAATGGATGAAAAAATGTTTGAGACTTACTTGAAATATCATCTTTCTATATGTGAGCGCTCTGATTTGATCGGAATAACGCATCATAGCTTGGATATTTTTCGAAAAAAATAA
- a CDS encoding GNAT family N-acetyltransferase — MKDIYEECPIYKNKLITLRQTKMEDAEELLNCYSDERAVPFFNSDNCNGDNFNYTTIERMKQAIDFWDFSYRNKYFIRWTIILNETKEKIGTIEMFHRAADDEFNHFGVLRIDLQSNYETQPIINGILEVANENFYEAFEVEAIITKAIPEASVRTAALTQRGYQLVGKKVMMYGDYFVKLKQVIM; from the coding sequence ATGAAGGATATTTATGAAGAATGTCCAATCTATAAAAATAAACTTATTACATTAAGACAAACTAAAATGGAAGATGCTGAAGAGCTATTAAACTGCTATTCTGATGAAAGAGCAGTACCATTTTTTAATTCAGACAATTGCAATGGAGATAATTTTAATTACACTACAATTGAAAGAATGAAGCAAGCTATTGATTTTTGGGATTTTTCTTATAGAAATAAGTATTTTATAAGATGGACAATAATTTTAAATGAAACAAAAGAAAAAATAGGTACTATTGAAATGTTTCACAGAGCTGCAGATGATGAATTTAACCATTTTGGGGTATTAAGAATTGACTTGCAAAGTAATTATGAGACTCAGCCAATTATTAATGGAATTCTAGAAGTTGCCAATGAAAATTTCTATGAAGCCTTTGAGGTTGAAGCAATTATCACAAAGGCTATTCCAGAGGCATCTGTACGAACTGCAGCATTAACTCAACGAGGATATCAGCTAGTTGGTAAAAAGGTTATGATGTATGGCGATTATTTTGTTAAGCTTAAGCAGGTCATTATGTAA
- a CDS encoding class I SAM-dependent methyltransferase, giving the protein MDKKYTEINSGFIDKWIEEGWEWGQPISHEVFERAKNNEWFVLLTPTKPVPKEWFCEMKNAEILGLASGGGQQMPIFTALGAKCTVLDYSEKQLSSEIEVAGRENYEIKTVRADMTKPLPFEDESFDLIFHPVSNCYIEDVIPVWKECYRVLKKGGILLAGVDNGINYVFDDDETTLYYKLPFNPLKDRQLYEDSIKNDWGIQFSHTIEEQIGGQLKAGFMLTDIYQDTNGAGRLHEFNIPSFYATRAIKK; this is encoded by the coding sequence ATGGATAAAAAGTATACTGAAATAAATTCTGGATTTATTGACAAGTGGATTGAGGAAGGTTGGGAATGGGGACAACCTATTAGTCATGAAGTTTTTGAAAGAGCAAAGAATAATGAGTGGTTTGTACTTTTAACACCTACAAAACCAGTACCAAAGGAATGGTTTTGTGAAATGAAAAATGCTGAAATACTTGGCTTAGCTTCTGGTGGTGGTCAGCAGATGCCTATATTTACTGCATTAGGTGCAAAGTGTACTGTGTTGGATTATTCGGAAAAACAACTATCAAGCGAAATAGAAGTAGCAGGAAGAGAAAATTATGAGATTAAAACAGTGAGAGCAGATATGACAAAGCCGCTGCCTTTCGAAGACGAATCCTTTGACTTAATTTTTCACCCGGTATCCAACTGCTATATTGAAGATGTTATTCCAGTTTGGAAAGAGTGCTATAGGGTATTAAAAAAGGGAGGTATCTTGTTAGCAGGAGTAGATAATGGAATTAATTATGTTTTTGACGATGATGAAACAACATTATACTATAAACTTCCATTCAACCCCTTAAAAGATAGACAATTGTATGAGGATTCTATAAAAAATGATTGGGGAATCCAATTTTCGCATACCATTGAAGAGCAAATTGGCGGTCAATTAAAAGCAGGTTTTATGCTTACTGATATATACCAAGATACAAACGGTGCAGGAAGGCTTCATGAATTTAATATTCCATCCTTCTACGCTACAAGGGCAATTAAAAAGTGA
- a CDS encoding histidine phosphatase family protein, which yields MVTNLYFVRHAHSTYTPEELNRPLSEKGLKDAKRVTKLLANEDITHVMASPYKRAIQTVEGIAELFGLDISINDGFIERKLADSKIDNFDQVVLEYWKDFNFSLHGGETGYAAQYRGVKFLKEILDKYKNENIVIGTHGNIMALVMNYYDKKYNYDFWRKLSMPDIYKLSFEGNKLLKVQHIWR from the coding sequence ATGGTGACTAATTTATACTTCGTCAGGCATGCACACTCAACATATACTCCTGAGGAACTAAATAGACCATTGTCAGAAAAAGGGTTGAAGGATGCCAAGAGAGTTACAAAGCTGCTTGCTAATGAGGATATAACTCATGTTATGGCAAGTCCATACAAACGAGCCATCCAAACAGTTGAAGGTATTGCGGAGCTTTTCGGATTAGACATTTCAATAAATGATGGTTTTATAGAGAGAAAATTAGCCGATAGCAAGATTGATAACTTTGACCAAGTAGTGTTAGAGTATTGGAAGGATTTTAATTTCTCTCTTCATGGAGGGGAGACAGGCTATGCGGCCCAATACAGAGGCGTAAAATTTCTTAAGGAAATCTTAGATAAATATAAGAATGAAAATATTGTTATTGGTACACATGGAAATATTATGGCACTAGTGATGAACTATTACGATAAAAAATATAATTATGATTTTTGGAGAAAATTAAGCATGCCTGATATATACAAATTAAGCTTTGAAGGCAACAAGCTTTTGAAAGTGCAACATATCTGGAGATAA
- a CDS encoding DUF3795 domain-containing protein has product MDKQMIAMCGAYCGACEWKEKTNCPGCQAAQGKMFWGECTIAKCSIEKSFNHCGHCSKLPCDNLQSAFDNPEHGDNGERLINLRNWKAGKESYIELTKLHEVND; this is encoded by the coding sequence ATGGATAAACAAATGATTGCTATGTGCGGAGCCTACTGCGGTGCTTGTGAATGGAAGGAAAAAACAAATTGCCCAGGCTGCCAAGCTGCACAGGGAAAAATGTTTTGGGGAGAATGTACCATTGCAAAGTGCTCAATAGAAAAGAGCTTTAATCATTGCGGGCATTGTTCCAAGCTACCATGTGATAATTTACAGTCTGCTTTCGATAATCCAGAGCATGGAGACAACGGAGAGAGATTGATTAATTTAAGAAATTGGAAGGCGGGAAAAGAGAGCTATATCGAATTAACGAAGTTACACGAGGTAAATGATTAG
- a CDS encoding GNAT family N-acetyltransferase gives MKREEIESEINEYLELVVPSKEYEKQAFEYIQEFIECNSQINGTGGLNRYNNYEQWLLKLQKEADLSNVPEGKVPASTYFFVRKADNRIIGMINIRHCLNEFLLSEGGHIGYSVRPSERKKGYATFMLKQGLQKCRELNLDRILITCDKINIASAKVIQNNNGVLENEVYSEAFSEIIQRYWIQL, from the coding sequence ATGAAACGGGAAGAGATTGAGAGTGAAATAAACGAATACTTGGAATTAGTAGTCCCGTCAAAGGAATACGAAAAACAAGCATTTGAATACATACAGGAGTTCATAGAGTGTAATTCTCAAATAAACGGCACAGGCGGGCTCAATAGATATAATAACTATGAGCAATGGCTTTTGAAGCTTCAAAAGGAAGCAGATTTATCAAATGTTCCTGAGGGCAAAGTACCGGCAAGTACTTATTTTTTTGTTAGGAAAGCAGATAACAGGATTATTGGAATGATAAATATACGCCACTGCTTGAATGAATTTCTTTTAAGCGAGGGAGGGCATATAGGATATTCTGTAAGACCTAGTGAAAGGAAAAAAGGTTATGCAACTTTCATGTTGAAGCAAGGTCTTCAAAAATGTAGAGAGCTGAATTTAGATAGAATTTTAATTACCTGTGACAAAATAAATATCGCATCAGCTAAAGTAATACAAAATAATAATGGGGTATTAGAAAATGAAGTTTATAGTGAAGCTTTCTCTGAAATAATTCAAAGATATTGGATTCAATTATAA
- a CDS encoding DUF6483 family protein codes for MNIEKLINELAKNVSKAILNKEDESSETINLNDIGSEDILKIILKRLVYAGEFNNAEDILFEEISKNNSQEIYEIALDFYNLLLEKSDKELEEGNFTRSEIYQGLEDIKKTYWSG; via the coding sequence ATGAATATTGAGAAGCTGATTAATGAACTGGCAAAGAATGTTTCAAAAGCTATATTAAATAAAGAAGATGAAAGCAGCGAGACAATAAATTTAAATGATATTGGTTCTGAAGATATTTTGAAAATCATTTTAAAACGACTTGTTTATGCTGGAGAATTTAATAATGCAGAAGACATACTTTTTGAGGAAATAAGTAAAAATAACTCACAAGAGATTTATGAAATTGCACTTGATTTCTATAATCTATTGCTTGAAAAAAGTGATAAAGAATTAGAAGAAGGAAATTTTACGCGAAGTGAGATTTATCAAGGATTAGAGGATATAAAAAAAACATATTGGAGTGGTTAA
- a CDS encoding DUF402 domain-containing protein has product MKRKFADRPDWTRVLEKRFKFIHIENDELDGYLAITYIDKVQDPLFVGIENKDLCLADNGYTWVQYFPERYNYSLTAMFNKEQDLIQLYYDVCNGNFISSSGMPYYDDLYLDVVLLSTGDVLLFDEDELEQALLDRDISKEQYDLAWDEAKRLIKHVDSNKNKLLRLSKKYLEYMISLE; this is encoded by the coding sequence ATGAAGAGAAAGTTTGCAGATCGGCCAGATTGGACAAGAGTTCTTGAAAAAAGATTTAAGTTTATACATATTGAAAATGATGAACTTGATGGATACCTAGCTATTACATATATAGACAAAGTACAGGACCCCTTATTTGTAGGAATAGAAAATAAAGACCTATGTTTAGCAGATAATGGTTATACATGGGTGCAATATTTTCCAGAACGCTATAATTATTCTCTAACTGCAATGTTCAATAAAGAACAAGATTTAATACAGCTTTATTATGATGTTTGCAATGGGAATTTTATTTCTTCTTCCGGAATGCCATATTATGACGACCTGTATTTAGATGTTGTATTGCTTTCAACAGGTGATGTTTTGTTGTTTGATGAAGACGAATTAGAACAGGCATTATTAGATAGGGATATTTCTAAAGAGCAGTATGACTTAGCTTGGGACGAAGCTAAAAGACTTATTAAGCATGTAGATAGCAACAAAAATAAATTATTGAGATTAAGTAAGAAATATCTAGAATATATGATTTCTTTAGAATAA
- a CDS encoding aminoglycoside adenylyltransferase domain-containing protein: MDSLISVEVKMNHKTILNIIAEKYKQILGNNLIGIYVHGSIAFNCFNWNKSDIDFLVVVNEKLTQETKISLLEVLEQLRSQSPPKGLEMSVVLKEYCTTFIYPTPYELHFSKAWLERYLENPVLLCDDNFKTDKDLAAHFTIIRDVGITLCGMPIKEVIGDVPKEYYIDSIKMDIKNAKIEIVENPVYITLNLCRVVAYIRDNLIVSKEQGGNWGLSNLPIEHSDIINQALNSYKSQEKMVVNKIEAQKFCEFMLVQIF; this comes from the coding sequence ATGGATAGTTTGATTTCCGTGGAGGTAAAAATGAATCACAAAACCATACTTAATATAATTGCTGAAAAATATAAACAAATACTTGGAAATAATTTAATTGGGATATATGTCCATGGTTCTATTGCTTTTAATTGTTTTAATTGGAACAAAAGCGATATAGATTTTTTAGTTGTAGTTAATGAAAAATTAACGCAAGAAACAAAAATAAGCTTGTTAGAGGTGTTAGAGCAGCTAAGATCACAGTCTCCGCCTAAAGGATTGGAAATGAGTGTTGTACTGAAAGAATATTGTACTACATTTATATATCCTACACCATATGAGCTGCATTTTTCAAAGGCTTGGTTAGAAAGATATTTAGAAAATCCCGTATTATTATGTGATGATAATTTTAAAACAGACAAAGACCTAGCTGCTCATTTTACAATAATTCGGGATGTAGGTATAACTTTATGTGGTATGCCTATTAAAGAGGTTATTGGAGACGTCCCTAAAGAATACTATATTGATAGTATTAAGATGGATATTAAAAATGCAAAGATAGAGATAGTGGAAAATCCAGTGTACATTACACTCAATTTATGCAGAGTTGTTGCTTATATTAGGGATAATTTAATTGTTTCAAAAGAGCAGGGAGGAAATTGGGGCTTAAGTAATCTGCCAATTGAACATAGTGATATTATTAATCAAGCTTTGAATAGTTATAAATCCCAAGAGAAAATGGTTGTTAATAAAATAGAAGCGCAGAAGTTTTGTGAATTTATGCTAGTACAGATTTTTTAA
- a CDS encoding NUDIX hydrolase, translated as MIMPTHIVTAAGVVENEQGEILLVKTHHGGWVFPGGQVEVGENLIDAVIREIKEESGVNVVVKKLFAISSNTGINKGYNGVETVPTKVMMDFICTYADGQLCISDENSESCWIKKDKVLDMITAPAIRQRFNAYLNYDGNVQYLEYITQPEFNLKVSREV; from the coding sequence ATGATAATGCCGACACATATTGTTACTGCAGCAGGTGTTGTGGAAAATGAGCAAGGTGAGATTTTACTGGTTAAAACACATCATGGAGGATGGGTTTTTCCTGGTGGACAAGTTGAGGTTGGAGAAAACCTAATTGATGCAGTTATTCGGGAAATAAAAGAGGAGAGCGGAGTAAATGTTGTAGTAAAAAAACTTTTTGCAATTTCCTCAAACACAGGAATTAATAAAGGTTATAACGGGGTTGAAACAGTACCTACAAAAGTGATGATGGATTTTATATGTACATATGCAGATGGACAGTTATGCATATCAGATGAAAACTCAGAATCCTGTTGGATCAAAAAAGACAAGGTGCTTGATATGATTACAGCTCCTGCTATTCGTCAGAGATTTAATGCCTATTTAAATTATGATGGAAATGTACAGTATTTAGAATATATAACTCAGCCAGAGTTTAATTTAAAGGTTAGTAGAGAGGTGTAG
- a CDS encoding GNAT family N-acetyltransferase: MYLKNDNLVIRHATVDDVQILCHWWSDGKIMAHAGFPNGINTDADELKEKLKNETDASRRLIIEIDSNRVGEMSYRIQGDAAEIGIKICNFSYQEKGYGTRILKMLIKYLFDEMKVKKVILDTNLSNTRAQHVYEKIGFKKVAVRINSWTDQLGVLQSAVDYELRREDFA, encoded by the coding sequence ATGTATTTAAAAAATGATAATTTAGTTATTAGACATGCTACTGTTGATGATGTGCAAATCCTTTGCCATTGGTGGAGTGATGGAAAGATAATGGCTCATGCTGGTTTCCCTAATGGCATTAATACTGATGCTGACGAGCTAAAAGAGAAGTTAAAAAATGAAACTGATGCTTCGAGAAGGCTGATAATTGAAATAGACTCTAACAGAGTAGGGGAAATGAGTTATCGTATTCAAGGTGATGCCGCAGAAATAGGGATAAAAATATGTAACTTTTCCTATCAGGAAAAAGGTTATGGTACTAGAATTTTAAAAATGTTGATTAAATATTTATTTGATGAAATGAAAGTAAAAAAGGTTATACTCGACACTAATCTAAGCAACACTAGAGCACAGCACGTTTATGAAAAAATTGGCTTCAAAAAAGTAGCAGTTCGAATTAATTCGTGGACTGATCAGCTTGGAGTTTTACAGTCAGCGGTTGACTATGAGCTAAGAAGAGAAGATTTTGCATAA
- a CDS encoding GNAT family N-acetyltransferase, translating into MVNVELSRPKIEDIELINEFFEIVLRDTFERNGISYLIDTIEEEIKDKRRFLNQDFETGGTARYFLIAKENKKIVASIEYGPSNDLINSCTNGELKEVVELGTVFVHPDYQNKGIGSRMLNSIFIEMKEKGIKEFCFDSGYKTAQKTWIKKFGNPEYLLKDYWEEGSDHMIWRISVDDVIE; encoded by the coding sequence ATGGTAAATGTAGAACTTAGCAGACCTAAAATTGAAGATATAGAACTGATTAATGAGTTTTTTGAAATTGTTCTAAGAGATACCTTTGAAAGAAATGGTATTTCATATTTAATAGATACGATTGAAGAAGAAATTAAAGATAAGAGAAGATTTTTAAATCAGGATTTTGAAACTGGTGGGACGGCTAGGTATTTTCTTATAGCAAAAGAAAATAAAAAGATAGTAGCTTCAATAGAATATGGTCCCTCAAACGATTTAATCAATTCATGCACTAATGGAGAACTAAAAGAAGTAGTAGAGCTTGGTACGGTTTTTGTACATCCGGATTATCAGAATAAAGGTATTGGCAGTAGGATGTTAAATTCAATATTTATAGAGATGAAGGAAAAAGGAATAAAAGAGTTTTGTTTTGATAGCGGTTATAAAACTGCGCAGAAAACATGGATCAAGAAATTCGGCAATCCAGAGTATCTTCTGAAGGATTACTGGGAAGAAGGTTCCGACCATATGATATGGAGAATAAGTGTGGATGATGTAATTGAATAA